The window CGGAAACGGTCGCCGGTGGCCGAGCCGATCAGCGCGTCCAGGCGGGCCCAGCGCTGATACTCGGCATAGGCCTCGGTGATCCGCTGCGCCAGTGCCTGGTTGGCTTGCTGCCGGCGTTGGTCATCGGCCTGCTCGGCGCGCAGCTCGGCGCATTGCTGTTCACTGGCGCTGAACTGCTGCTGGTGTTCGGCAAGTGCGTGGGCCAATTGCTCGGCGTCGAGATTGCCGTTGTGCTGCGCCTGATGCGCTTGCAGGCGCTGCTCGCGCTCCAGCAGCAGCACCTGGGCCTGTTCGATGGTCTTTTCGTTCTGCTGCAGGCGTTGGCGCAGCTCGCCGACCTGCTCGTCGTCCAGCTCGAGCAAGGCTTGCAGAGCGCTGTCGTCCAGTTCCGGATGGCCGGCACGCCATTCGGCGATCTTGCCGGCCAGGGCGGCGGCCTCCTGCTCCAGGGCCTGCTGGCGTTCCTCGCGGGTCTTGAGCTCGGTGGCGATCTGTACCCGCTGGGTGCTGGCCTCCTGCAACGCCTGGGTCGTGCCGCTTGCGGCCTGGCGTGCCTGTTCCACCGCCTGTTCGAGTTGCTGCTGCCACTGTTCGGCACTCTCGTGTTCGCCGAGCAGTTGGCCCAGTTGCTGCTGGCTGGCCTGTTGTTGTCCGGCCAGCGCCTCGAATTGCTGCTGGGCGCCTTGCAGTTGCTGCTCGCGGCTCTGCTGGCGTTCCAGTTCCAGCTCCAGTGACTGCTGGCGTTGTTGCTGTTCAGCCAGTTCATCACGCTGCTGTTCGAGCTGCTGCAGGCGTTCGGCGATCTGCCGGTCCAGTTGCAGGAAGGTCGCCGCCGGCTCGTTGCGCAGGGCTTCCAGGGTCGGGGCCGGTAGCAGTGTGGCAAAAGCTGCCAGTTCGTCATCCAGGCGTTGGCGGTCGCTGGCCAGTTCGCGCTGCTGGTGCTCCAGCTGCTGGGCGGCCTGCTGGTGCGCTGCCTCGGCCTGGCGCAGTTGTTGGGTCAGGCGCGCGGCATCCTGTTGCAGGGTGAGCAGGGCACCCTGGCGCTGCTCGTCGCGCGTCAGGTTCTGGTTCAACTGGCTGGCTTGCCGTTCCAGCCAGGCATCGCGCTGCTGGGTGTCCTGGTCCAGCAGTTGGGCTGCCAGCGGATGGGCTTCCAGGCTGGGGGCCAGGGCCTGCTGCTGGCTTGCCAGTTGTTCCTGCTGCGCCAGCAGTTCCTTCTGCTGGGCGATCAATCCGCCCACCTCGGTGCGCAGCTCGGTGAGTCGCTCCTTGAGCCGATCGACTGCGGCCTGGGCGTTGGCCTGTTCGCTTTCATCGTGGCGGCCGAGGCTCTGCAGCAGGGCCTCGGGCTGGTGATAAGGGTGCTCGTGACTGCCGCAGACCGGGCAGGGCTGGTCATCCTGCAACTGCGCGCGCAGTTCCTCGACGCTGGCGCTGCGGGCCAGGCGCTGGCGTTCGAGCAGTTCGCGGGTGACGTGGAAGGCCTGCTCGGCGATGGCCAGCTCGGCCTTGGCCTTGACCCCGTCCTGGGTCAGGCGCTCGCGCTCCTGCTGGGCGCTGGTCAGGCGCTGTTGCAATTCGGCGCCGCGCTTGTCCAGCTCCTTTTGGCTGGACCATAGCCGAGCGAGGTCCTCGACGGCCCGCAACTGCTTGCGGTTGTCCTGCAGCAGGCTGCCGAGAATGCCGATCTGCTCGGCCACGGCATCAGGCTCGGCCGCCGCCTCCTGGTACAGCACTTCCAGTTGCTGTTTCTGCGCCGCGAGCGTTTGCGCGGTTTCGCCGGCCTTTTGCTCCAGGCCGGCCAGTTCGGCCTGGCCCTGGTTGAGCCGGTTGCCGATCAGCATCAGTTGTTGCAGGCGATCGCGGTAGGCATTCCAGGCTTCGCTCAGGGGCGCGAGGTCGGTGCCTTGCGCCAGTTGCGTGGCGATCTGCTGCAGGCGTTCGGCGACCTGCCGTTGCCGCTCCTGCAGTGCCTGGATCGTGTCCCGGCCCTGGTCCCGGGCCTGCTGCGCGCTGTCCTGCGCCTGTGCGGCGAGCGTGGTGTCCCTGGCCAGGCGGGCGAGGTTGCCCTGTTCCTCGAAGGCCTGGCGCAGCAGGGGGGCGCTGCTGCTCTGCTGTTGTTGCGCGGTGCTCAGCGCGCCCTGGGCGTCGGTCAGGCGCTGTTGCAGTTGTTCCTGGCTGGCACTCAGCTCGTCGTGCTGCTGGCGATGACGGGCGATCTGTTCGACCAGGGGCGTCAGTTGCCCGTCGACTTCAAGCTTGCGGGCGAAGTGATGCCGCTGCGGGGCCAACTGCTCCAGTCGGGTCAGTTTCAGGCGTTCCCCGGTCAGCGCCTGCTCCTGCTGCCGGGCGCTTTCCAGCTGTTCGGCGGCGGCCTGGTGGGCGTCCTGTAGCTGGCGCAATTCCTTGAGCCAACTGTGCTGCTGTTCCAGCTGGCGCAGTTGGGCCTTGTGCAGTTCCAGTTGTTGCTGGGCACCCTTGAAACGTTCGTCGAGTTCGGCGCGGGCTTCGGGGCTCATGGGGGTGAGGCCGACCGCCTGGTCCTGCAGCCGCTTGTGGGCCTCGCGGGCTTCCTTGGCCTTGTCGAAGGCGCGGCGGCCGAGCCTGGTGTAGAGCGCGGTGTCGGTGAGTTTTTCCAGCAGTTCGCTGCGCTCGTTGTCGTCGGCCTTGAGGAAGGCGCTGAACTCGCTCTGGGCCAGCAGCACGGCCCGGGTGAACTGTTCGAAGTTCAAGCCCAGGCAGGCTTCCAGCTGGGTCTTGTATTCGCCTTTCTGGCTGGCCAGCAGTTGGTCGCTGTCGAGGTCGCGCAGGCTCTGGCGGCTGGCCTGCAGCTTGCCGTTGGCCTTGTCCCGGGCGCGGTTGGCTTCCCAGCGGGCGCGGTAGCGGCGGCCGTCGATGCCGACGAAGTCGACCTCGGCAAAGCCGGCACCGGTGCCGCGGCGCAGCAGGGTGCGCGGGTCGCCGGTGCCGATTTCACCGTCGGCGTCCGGCACCTTGGCATCGCGCGAGGCGTTGTTCAGTCGTGGTACGGCGCCGAACAGCGCCAGGCAGAGGGCGTCGAGCAGGGTGCTCTTGCCGGCGCCGGTCGGTCCGGTAATGGCGAACAGCCCGGTGCTGGCCAGCGGCTCGGCGGTGAAGTCCAGTTCGAACGGGCCGGCCAGGGACGCCAGGTTCTTCAGGCGAATGGCAAGAATCTTCATGGCTGCTCGTCCTCCAGCTGCACGTCCTGCAACAGCAGGGCAAAGTCGGCGAGGGTCTGCGGGTCGACTTCACTGCCGTAGCTGTCCAGCCAGGCGCGGCTGAACAGATCCTGGGGGCTGAGCTGGTCGAGATCGACCAGGCGTCCCCCTTCGTCGTCCTCTTCGCCTGAGCCGCTGCCGGCGTATTCGGCGGCGATGCGTACCAGGCGCACGGCCTTGCCCAGCAACGCGCCTTCCACCTGCTGGCGCAGGTCCGGCTGCGGCTCGTCGAGGCGTACCCGTACTTCCAGCCAGGGTTGGCGTTGCAGGTCGGCCAGCAGGTCGACATCCGGCAGCTCGGCGAGCTGTTCAAGGATCTCGGCGAAGGGCAGTGGCCCCAGGCGCTGCAGGTCGACGGCGCGCGGGATCAGGCGCGGTTCGACGCTGACCAGGGTTTCACCGTCGAGGACGATATCGAGGATCTGGTGCTTGTAGCCGATCTCCGAGAACGACAGCGGAATGGGCGAGCCGCTGTAGCGGATGCGCTCCTCGCCATTGACCTTCTGCGGCTTGTGCAGATGGCCGAGGGCGACGTAGCTGACGCTGGCATCGAACAGGCTGGCCGGCAGGGCCTCGGCGTTGCCGATGATCAGGCTGCGTTCGGAGTCTTGCGAAACCGAGCCGCCAGCCATGTGCGCGTGGCTGATGGCGACCAGTGCCTGGCCTGGCTGGCGCTTGGCATTGGCCGCCTCGATCAGCCAGCGGTGTACCTGGCCGATGCCGCGCAGGTAGTCGTCGCCCAGCAGCGTACCGGTGACTTCGGCCGGCCGCAGGAAGGGCAGCGCCAGGCACCAGGCGGCGATGTCGCCGTTGGCCGCGGGCAGCGGGATCAGCAGGCGCTCGCTGTCGAGTTGGCCGTCGTCGAGCCAGAGCACCCGGCCCAGGGCGTGGGTACGCAGGCGGCGCATCAGTGGCGCGGGCAGTTCGATGCGTGAGCCGGAATCATGGTTGCCGGCGATCATGACGATGGTCAGTTGCGGCTGCTGTTCGTGAGCGTTGACGATGAAGTCATAGAGGCGCTCCTGGGCTTTGACCGGCGGGTTGACGGTATCGAAGATATCGCCGGCGATCAGCAGGACGTCCGGCTGCTGGCTGGCCAGTTGGGCAAGCAGCCAGCTCAGGAAGCAGGCGTGTTCGAAATCCCGCTCCTGGCCATGAAGATTCTGGCCCAGGTGCCAGTCGGAGGTATGAAACAGGCGCAAGACAAACTCCGCGAAGACGATGGCGACCGCCCAGGACGAGTGGCGGTGCGAAAGACCGACAAGTCTACTGGTAAATCCGTGGGGAGTGGGCGCCGGGGTCTTTCAGGGAGCAGGAAATTTCGCCTCCGTACCGATCCTCTGTAGAGGAGGCGGTGTGGTGATCCGACTGGCCCGCGAAGGCGTTCTCAAAACCGCCAAAAGCTTCGCGGGCAAGCCCGGCTCCTACAGGAATGTGTCGGGTCCACGAACGTGTCAGGTCCAGGTAGGTGTTATGCCCGAGAGAGGCGTTGTTCCTCTGGATTACTTGGGATAGAGCGGTGGCAGCCCGCTGTCACCGACCGGGTCCTGCACCCGTTCGGCGGTCGGAATGGCGCGCACCACCCGCCACAGTTCCTCGCCCTGCCAATACTGGCCGGTTTCGCTGTACAGCGCGCCGTTCAGGCCGTCCAGGGCATCGGACAGCGGTACGAAGCGTGCGGCCATCTCGGCCAGGGTTTCCGGCTGCTGCCGGGCCCAGGCGTCGAGCGCCTGGCGCGTGGCCTGGGGATCGTTGGCCAGGCAGGTGCGCTTGAGGTCATCGAGCAGGGTCCGTGGGCTCGGTCCGGCCTGGGCGGTCCGGTGCACCGCCGGCTGCGAGCGGGCCCGCCACCAGAGGCCGAAGCCGAGCAGGGTGGTGCAGGTCAGCAGCAACGTGCTGAGTTTCCAGATCCACAGGCTCGCCGCGTCGGCGGCGATATTCGCCGGCAGGCCGCCGACCGGCGTGTCCACTGCCAGGCTTGGGTTGTTGCTCACCTGCACGGCACGCGCTGGCAAGGTGCTGCGTTCGATATGTTCCTCGTGGGTGTTCCACCAGACCACCGTGACCGCCGGCAGCTCGAAGGTGCCGCTGTGGGTCGGGACCAGGGCCTCACGTTCTTCGCGGCTGCCGATCAGGCCGCGCTCGCTGTTCTGGTTGCTCAGTTGTGGCTGGTCGGGGTAGCGCCGCAGGCCATTGACGCTGGTGGCCGGCAGTGGTGGCAGTTGGGCGCTGGACAGTCCTTCGGCCTTGATCGTGAGGCTGCGGGTCAGCGAGTCGCCGACCTGGCTGTGATCCGGCTCCGGGCTCCAGCTCTCGCCCAGGCTCAGGCTGCGCGCCGGCAGCCACGGCACGTCGGCCGGCCAGGCCGCCGGTTGCGGCTTGACGTCCAGGTTCATCTCGGCCGAACTGACATGGATCAGCTTGCCGGGCTTGGGGCCGGCCGGTGCCTGGCCCTGATTCTGGCCGGTTTCCGCCAGGGTGGCGCTGAATACCAGTGCGGGAATCACCAGCGTGCCACTGTGTTGCGGATAGATGGCATAGCGCAGCTCGATCACGCCGTGACGCACGCCATTGATCAGTTTTTCGTAGGTACGCGACTCGCCCAGCTGTTCGATGCGTGCATCACCCAGTTGCAGCGGGCTCAGGTTGCTGTCGTCATACAGCGACACCGAATGGTAGATGCGCAGGGTCAGTACGGCCTGGGCCTGGACGTAGACGCTGTCCTGGTCGAGGCTGGTCTCGATGAACACCGACGCCAGGCTGTTCAACGGTTCCTGGTCGCTCTGCACCACCTGTAGGGTGATCGGCTGGCTCTGCAGTTCGCCCAGTTGCAGCGCGGGAATCACCACGTTGCCGCTGTGCCGGGGCAGCAGGGTGATAATCCAGCGGGTGGTGGCCTGCCTGTCGCCGCCCAAGGTGGTCAACTGGTTGACCTGGCGCGTACCGCGGACTTCGAACTCGCTGGCCAGCGGCTCCAGGTCCGGCTTGCCGAACTGGGTGACGTCCCGCGATTCCAGAGTCAGCTCCACCGATTCACCGGAATTCAGGCGCGTGCGGTCGACACTGGCGAGCAACCCGTCGGCGTGGGCCGGCAGGCTCCAGCAGAGCAGCCACAGCAAGAGAACGGAAAAGCGGTTGATCATCGGGTCTTGTCCTGATGGAGCTGTTGTTCGTACCAGAATTTGCGCCTGAGCAGTTCGCCCGGATCGTCGGGGATCTGCCGCAGCCACTGCTCCAGGGCCTGGCGTTGCTCGCCCTCGAGGTTCTGTGCGGCGCTGTGCAGCGGTGGACGGGTGGTCTGTTCGTCGCCCAGCTCGCTGCCCGGTACGTCATTATCGCCTGTTGGCGTGGCCTGGGTATCGGTCGGCTCGCTGTTCGGCGGCTGTTCGTGTGGTTGTGGCGGGGTGTCGCTGGCCTGCGGCTGCGCCGTCGTGGCGCTGCCGGCCGGGGCGTCGTGGATGGCCTCGGAGGCCTCGCCGGTGGCAGCGGTTTCGGCGGGTTTCTCCGGCTGGGCGGCGGCCTGGCTGCGCTGCTCTTCCAGGATCTGTTCCACCAGGGCCTTGTTCCTCAGGGCCGGGCGCAGGTCGGGCTGGCGTTCGAGGGCCTGTTCATAGGCATCCAGGGCGGCTTCCAGTTCGCCGCTCTGGGCCAGGGCGTTACCCCGGTTGTAGTGGGCGTTGGCATCGTCGCCTTCGGCGAACTTGCGGGCGGCGGCCGCGTAGTCGCCGGCTTCGTAGAGCGCCAGGCCCTGCCATTGCGGATCGTCGAAATGCCTGACCGCTTCCAGCGGGCGCTGCTGGTCGAGCAGGCGGATACCCTGCTGGTCCGGGCGCAGCCACAGGTCGGTGAATTCGAACGCCTGGCTCGGTGGCGGGAACAGCAGCAACAGCGGCAGGCAGAACAGCCAGCCGCGTCGGCCGGCGCAGGCGGCCAGCAACAGCAATGGCAGCAACAACCAGTAGCCCTGATCCTCCCAGCTGTCGAGTTGGACGAGCTGGCCGTCGTCGCGTAACTGCCGTGGGCCGTCGAGCAGGCCGAGGCCGCGCAGGTCGCTTTCGTCGACCCGGCTCTGGCGATAGCGCCCGCCGACTTCGCCGGCAAAGGCCTTGAGGCTCGGGCTGTCGAGCCGGGGGACGCGGATCGCGCCCTGGGCGTCCTTGAGGAAACTGCCGTTCTCCTGGGTGACCGGGGCGCCGTCGGGGGTGCCAACGCCGAGGATCAGCAGGCTGTGCGGATGTTTGTCCAGCGCCTGGCGGATGCCTTCACGCTCCTGTTCGCTGAGGGACGAGCCGATCAGCAGCAGGCGCCCCTGGCCCTGTGCGCCGCGCTCAAGCAGGGTCAGTGCCCTGGCGACCGCGAGGTCGGCGCGGTTTCCCGGCTCGGGCATGATCGACGGCTTGAGCGCATCCAGCAGGTTGCGGCTGGTGCCCATGTCATCGGACAGCGGCACGAGGGTGTGGGCGCTGCCGGCATAGACGATGATCGCCGTCTGCGCGTCGCTGCGTGCGCGCATCAGGTCGTACAGCTTGCGCCGGGCCTGCTCCAGGCGGTTCGGCACAAGGTCGGTGGCGAGCATGTCCGGGGTCAGCTCCAGCAGCACCACCAGCGGGTCCTGGGGTTTCTGTGTCGATTGCTCGATCCGTTGCCAGCTCGGGCCGAGCAGGGCCAGCACGGCCAGAGCCCAGCCCAGGCCGAGCACCACCCACGGCAGCCGGCTGTCGCGGCCGCTGCCACCTCCGAGCAGTACCCGGTGGAAGGCCGGCGGCAGGATCATCTGCCAGCGCCCGGCGCGTTTCTGCCGGTGCCACAGCTGCCACAGCAACCAGCCGAGCAGGGGCAGCAGCACCAGCCAGCCGGGGCGGAACCAGTGAGGCCACAAGGCCTGGAAGAATTCACCGCTCATCGACGCCTCCGCAAGCGCAGGCGCTTGAGGCGTTCACGCCATTCGGGGTGCTGCGGGAGAAACTGGCGGCGGGCCAGCCAGCGCTGCAGCAGGTTGTCCGGCCACTGCTCGCGGGCGACCAGCAACAGGCTCAGGACCAGCGCCAGGGCCAGCGGCCAATGGTAGAGCGCACGCGCAGGGCGGGCCTGGGTCGGTTGCTGGGCGACCGGTTCGAGCTTGTCCAGCGTGCTGCGGATCGCTTGCAGTTCCTGGCCGTCGCGGGCGCGGAAATACTGGCCACCCGTGACCTGGGCGATCTCCTTGAGGGACGGCTCGTCCAGGTCCATGCTCGGGTTCAGGCCGAGCATGGACAGGCCGCCGCTCTGCGCCGGGTCGGCACCGATGCCGATCGGGTAGATCTTCACATGCTCCTCGGCGGCCAGGCGGGCGGCGGTGATTGGATCGATCTGGCCGCCGTTGTTGGCCCCATCGGTGACCAGGATCAGTACCCGGCTCTGTGCCGGGCGCTGGCGCAGGCGCTTGAGGGCCAGGCCGATCGCATCGCCGATGGCGGTGTTCTTGCCGGCGATGCCGATCTTCGCTTCATCCAGCCAGGTCCGTACGGTGGGCCGGTCGAAGGTCAGCGGCGCCTGGACGTAGGCCTTGCTGCCGAACAGGATCAGCCCGACGCGGTCACCCTCGCGGCTCTCGAGGAAGTCGCCAAGCAGGTGCTGGACCAGGCTCAGGCGGCTGACGTCCTCGCCCTGCCAGCGCATGTCGGGGTACTCCATGGAGCCGGAGACGTCCACCGCCACCAGCAGGTCGCGGCCGCTGGCGGCGATCGGCAGCGGCTCGCCCAGCCACTGCGGGCGGGCTGCGGCAATCAACAGCAACAGCCACAGCAGCACGAAGCGCGCCTGCTGGCGCCAGCCGGGCAGGTTGAGCCGGGCGCGGCGGCGGGCCAGGGTTTCGAGGTCGGCGAGAAAGCTGACCTTCAGCGCCGCCTCGCCACTGTCGGCCACGGGCAGCACCAGCCGCAGCAGCCAGGGCAGCGGGAACAGGGCGAAGATCCACGGCCAGGCGAACTCAAACATGCTTGCGGATCCAGGTGTCGATAGCCTGGTTCAGGCCGGCGATGGCCTTGTCGTCGAGCTTGCACTCGGGCTTGTAGGCGCCTTCGACCAGCACCATCCAGCGCGTCAGGCCGGCGGCCGGGCAGCGGTTGTCGAGGAAGGCCAGCCATTGGCGGCCGTTGAGGGTATGGCTCTGGCTGCCGGGATAATGGTTGCGACACAGGCGCTTGAGCAGTCCGTTGAGTTGCTGCAGCCAGGCACCGGCCGGCGCGCCGTCATAGGGCTTGGGCAGGCGCGCCAGTTCTTCCAGTGCAGCGAGCCGCAAAGGGTCCAGCGGCTGCTCGGCCCGTGGCACCGGGCGCCTGCCCAGCAGCCAGCGGCGCAGGTACCAGAGACCGACGCCCAGCAACGGCATCGACAGCGCCAGCAGCCACCAGCCTGGAGCCGGCGGCCAGAAGCCCGGTACTGGCGGGGTGATCAGCGGTTGCAGTTGGTCCAGGCCGCTCATGACGGTTTCCCCGGCCGTTGCGGATTGAGGTATTCGCGCAGTTGTTCGACCATCTCGCCCTGGGTGCTCAAGGGCATCAGCAATACCCGCAGTTTCTGCGCCAGCAGCTCCCAGCGTGCGGCTCGCGCATCGCCCTGGGCGCGATAGGCCTGGCGCAGCTCCGGGTTCAGCGTGTCGATCTCCAACTGCGCACCGCGATCGGCGAAACGCAACAGGCCGGCGGCGGGCAGGGCGTGGTCGAGCGGGTCGGACACCGGCAGCAGCAACAGGTCGCAATGACGCGACAGCAGGCTCAGCTGGCGCTCGGCGGCATCGGTCAGGGCGCGTTCGTCGCAGATCACGATCACCAGGCTGCCCGGACGCAGGACTTCGCGCGCACGGATCAGCGCCTGGCCGAGGGTGTCCTGCGCGGCGGCGGTGTCGGTGTGCAGCGAGTGGTTGACCCGCACCAGTCGGTTGAGCAGTTGCAGCAGGCTCTGTTTGCTGCGCCGCGGCTTGATTTCGTAGTGCTCGTTATCGCCATAGACCAGCCCGCCGACCCGGTCGTTATGCCCCAGCGCGGCCCAGCCAATCAGGCTGGCGGCCTGCGCGGCGAGCACCGACTTGAACATCTGCCCGGAACCGAAGAACAACTGCCGGCTCTGTTCGACGAGAATGAAGATCGGTCGCTCGCGCTCCTCGTGGAACAGCTTGGTGTGCGGCTCCTGGGTCCGCGCCGTGACGCGCCAGTCGATGGTCCGCACGTCGTCGCCGGCCTGGTAGACCCGAACCTGATCGAAGTCCACGCCACGGCCGCGCAGTTTCGAATGGTGCAGGCCGATCAGCGGACTGCGCTGGCTCGGCGTCGAGAACAGCTGAACTTCACGCACGCGATGACGCATCTCGATCAACTCGGCGAGAGTCGTGCGGATGCCGGGCTCGGCGGGTAGGGGGGTGATCATTGTCGAGGTCAGGCGACGGCGACGACGTCGAGAATCCGCTGGACGACCCGGTCCTGGTCGATCCCCGCCGCTTCGGCCTCGAACGACAGGATGATGCGGTGGCGCAGCACATCGAACAGCACCGCCTGGATATCTTCCGGGCTGACGAAGTCACGCCCGGCCAGCCAGGCATGGGCACGGGCGCAGCGGTCGAGGGCGATCGAGCCGCGGGGGCTGGCGCCGTAGGCGATCCACTCGGCCATTTCCGCGTCGAACTTGGCCGGGCTGCGGGTCGCCATCACCAACTGGACCAGGTATTCCTCCACGGCGTCGGCCATGTACAGGCCGAGGATTTCCTTGCGCGCGGCGAAGATCGCCTGCTGGCTGACCCGGCGCTCGGGCTTGGCCTCGCCGTTCAGCGCTTCGCCGCGGGCCTGCTGGAGAATGCGCCGTTCCACGGCGGCGTCGGGGAAGCCGATCTTGACGTGCATCAGGAAGCGGTCGAGCTGGGCTTCCGGCAGCGGGTAGGTGCCTTCCTGCTCGATCGGGTTCTGGGTCGCCATCACCAGGAACAGCGGCGACAGGTCATAGGTACTGCGCCCTACGCTGACCTGGCGCTCGGCCATGGCTTCGAGCAGCGCCGACTGGACCTTGGCCGGAGCCCGGTTGATTTCGTCGGCCAGCACCAGGTTGTGGAAGATCGGTCCCTGCTGGAACACGAAACTGCCGGTTTCCGGGCGATAGATCTCGGTGCCGGTGATATCGGCGGGCAGCAGGTCGGGAGTGAACTGAATGCGATGGAACTGCGCCTCGATACCTTCGGCCAACTCCTTGATGGCCTTGGTCTTGGCCAGGCCGGGAGCCCCCTCGACCAGCATGTGGCCGTCGGCCAGCAAGGCGATCAGCAGGCGCTCGATCAGCTTTTCCTGGCCGAGAATCTGCGCTGAGAGAAAGGTTCGCAGCGCCAGCAGCGCTTCACGATGTTCCATCGATGAGTGTTCCTGGAGAGGGTGGGCGACGGCACGCGGATAAATGTCGTCGCCGGGGGCGTTACTTTAATCCATCGAGGGTCGTGGCGACTAACGGACAAAGGGATTTTTGCGATTTTTCGGGAAAAATCCTGCGTTGTTGAGAGTCATTTCTCACGAATGTGGCGTACTTGCGATTTTCAGCCCAGTTCGCTGACGTAGGTGCCGGTGCCGTCGAGAATGTTCTTGAGTGTCTGCTCGACCTCGCCCAGTTCAGACGCGTCGGTGTGGTGCAGGATTTCCAGGTGGTCCGCGCCATTGAGGGCGTCGGCATCGCCGGGTGCGACCTCGATCAGCAGGCGGGTGGCGCTGAAGGTCACCTTGACCCCGTCCAGGGTCGAAGGCTCGCCGTCGAGGGTGATTTCCAGCTCGTCCTCGTCCGGGTAGCGGGTCATCAGGAACATCTCGCCCTTGTCGCTGTGGCAGCAGAGCATGGCCATGTTGTCTTCTTCATCGTCGCAGGGGTTGGCGATGAGGTGGGCGGTACTGAACGGCATGGTCTGGGTGTCCTGTGGGGAACGGGGTAGAAGGGATATTTTGCCTGTATCCGCGATATTTTTCAGAAGTGGATGAAGGTCACCCGATGTCTGGGACGTTTTTTCTTCGCGTCGGGCCTCAAGCGGATGATTGTAGGAAGTATCTTGGCTTGAACTTCCAGCATTCCATGAAGTGTTCAGAGTTCTCGTATAGACCTGTCATTTCTGACAGTAGACGATATGTGTCGAAGTCTTGATAATCATCGCCAAGCCGAGTTTCCGCGTTGTCCGGTTCAAGATTTTCCTGGAAATCTTCTAACGGAGGAATAAGGCCTTGAAAGTCTCGATCCTGATGTGCACGTATAATGGCCAGCGCTTCCTGGCCGAGCAGATCAACTCCTTTGAACGCCAGAGTCACTCCAATTGGAGTCTGGCGGTATCCGATGACGGCTCCAGTGATGCCACTTTGGAAGTAGTCGAAAGTTGTGCTGGTGATTGGCCGGTAGGACGCCTGCAAGTATTTTCCGGACCGCGCAAGGGATTTGTCGCCAATTTCCTATCGTTGACCTTTCGTCCCGAAGTTCAGGCCGATTTTTATGCCTGGTCGGATCAGGACGATATCTGGAACGAAGACAAGCTCGAAACTGCGCTGATGTGGCTGCAGGGTATTCCCGAACAGGTTCCGGCGCTGTATTGCGGTCGTACCCAACTGATCTCGGAGTTGGGTATCGGCACCGGCCGGTCCCCGCGTTTCTCCCAGCCCCCGGATTTTGCCAATGCCCTGGTGCAGAGCATCGGCGGTGGCAACACCATGGTGTTCAACCATGCCGCTCGTGAACTGCTGCGCGAGGCGGGGCCGGACGTGTGCATCCCTTCCCATGACTGGTGGGCCTACCAGTTGGTATCCGGTGCCCGTAACGGGGTGGTTTTCTACGATCCCCAGCCCAGGACGCTCTATCGCCAGCACAAGGCCAACCTGGTCGGCAGCAATGCCGGTTGGCTGGCTCGTCTCTCTCGGATACGCCTGTTGATCCATGGCCGTTTTCATGAGTGGAACCGGCAGAACATCCAGGCGCTGGAGTTGATGGGGCATCGACTGGATAGAAGCAACGTCGAAATACTGTCTCTCTTCAAGACCGCTCGCGAGCAACCGTTGTTTTACCGGCTCTCGGCTATCAGGCGTTCCGGTGTGCGCAGGCAGACAACCGGCGGAAATCTGGGGCTGATGTTTGCAGCCTTGATCAGAAAGATCTGAGTTGCTGTCTTCGCGTTCCTCCGGTTTCTGTCTGACCTGATTGCAACTCAGGTGTTTCCTATTGTCAGGGGTTTCATTGCATGCATCCACTCACGAGCAAATCGAGAGATATGTCCAGAGGGCTGTGGCACCAGCGAAATCTTATACTGATGTTGGTTCGGCATGAACTTGCCAGGCGTTGTCATGGGGCGCTTTTGAAACTGCTAGGGTCGTCGGTCTATCTGCTGTTCATGGTGGCTGTCTATACGTTTGTCTTTGGTGTAGTGCTCAAGTCCAACTGGAGCGTTGATGGCACTTTGCCTTTTTCTTTTCCCCTGACTCTTTTCATCAGCCTGATTGTTTTCAGTCTTTTTTCCGAATGC of the Pseudomonas vanderleydeniana genome contains:
- a CDS encoding AAA family ATPase translates to MKILAIRLKNLASLAGPFELDFTAEPLASTGLFAITGPTGAGKSTLLDALCLALFGAVPRLNNASRDAKVPDADGEIGTGDPRTLLRRGTGAGFAEVDFVGIDGRRYRARWEANRARDKANGKLQASRQSLRDLDSDQLLASQKGEYKTQLEACLGLNFEQFTRAVLLAQSEFSAFLKADDNERSELLEKLTDTALYTRLGRRAFDKAKEAREAHKRLQDQAVGLTPMSPEARAELDERFKGAQQQLELHKAQLRQLEQQHSWLKELRQLQDAHQAAAEQLESARQQEQALTGERLKLTRLEQLAPQRHHFARKLEVDGQLTPLVEQIARHRQQHDELSASQEQLQQRLTDAQGALSTAQQQQSSSAPLLRQAFEEQGNLARLARDTTLAAQAQDSAQQARDQGRDTIQALQERQRQVAERLQQIATQLAQGTDLAPLSEAWNAYRDRLQQLMLIGNRLNQGQAELAGLEQKAGETAQTLAAQKQQLEVLYQEAAAEPDAVAEQIGILGSLLQDNRKQLRAVEDLARLWSSQKELDKRGAELQQRLTSAQQERERLTQDGVKAKAELAIAEQAFHVTRELLERQRLARSASVEELRAQLQDDQPCPVCGSHEHPYHQPEALLQSLGRHDESEQANAQAAVDRLKERLTELRTEVGGLIAQQKELLAQQEQLASQQQALAPSLEAHPLAAQLLDQDTQQRDAWLERQASQLNQNLTRDEQRQGALLTLQQDAARLTQQLRQAEAAHQQAAQQLEHQQRELASDRQRLDDELAAFATLLPAPTLEALRNEPAATFLQLDRQIAERLQQLEQQRDELAEQQQRQQSLELELERQQSREQQLQGAQQQFEALAGQQQASQQQLGQLLGEHESAEQWQQQLEQAVEQARQAASGTTQALQEASTQRVQIATELKTREERQQALEQEAAALAGKIAEWRAGHPELDDSALQALLELDDEQVGELRQRLQQNEKTIEQAQVLLLEREQRLQAHQAQHNGNLDAEQLAHALAEHQQQFSASEQQCAELRAEQADDQRRQQANQALAQRITEAYAEYQRWARLDALIGSATGDRFRKLAQAYNLDLLVHHANAQLRQLVRRYRLKRGGSMLGLLVMDIEMGDELRSVHSLSGGETFLVSLALALGLASMASSTLKIESLFIDEGFGSLDPQSLQLAMDALDGLQAQGRKVAVISHVQEMHERIPVQIQVQRQGNGLSTLEVK
- a CDS encoding exonuclease SbcCD subunit D C-terminal domain-containing protein; its protein translation is MRLFHTSDWHLGQNLHGQERDFEHACFLSWLLAQLASQQPDVLLIAGDIFDTVNPPVKAQERLYDFIVNAHEQQPQLTIVMIAGNHDSGSRIELPAPLMRRLRTHALGRVLWLDDGQLDSERLLIPLPAANGDIAAWCLALPFLRPAEVTGTLLGDDYLRGIGQVHRWLIEAANAKRQPGQALVAISHAHMAGGSVSQDSERSLIIGNAEALPASLFDASVSYVALGHLHKPQKVNGEERIRYSGSPIPLSFSEIGYKHQILDIVLDGETLVSVEPRLIPRAVDLQRLGPLPFAEILEQLAELPDVDLLADLQRQPWLEVRVRLDEPQPDLRQQVEGALLGKAVRLVRIAAEYAGSGSGEEDDEGGRLVDLDQLSPQDLFSRAWLDSYGSEVDPQTLADFALLLQDVQLEDEQP
- a CDS encoding BatD family protein — protein: MINRFSVLLLWLLCWSLPAHADGLLASVDRTRLNSGESVELTLESRDVTQFGKPDLEPLASEFEVRGTRQVNQLTTLGGDRQATTRWIITLLPRHSGNVVIPALQLGELQSQPITLQVVQSDQEPLNSLASVFIETSLDQDSVYVQAQAVLTLRIYHSVSLYDDSNLSPLQLGDARIEQLGESRTYEKLINGVRHGVIELRYAIYPQHSGTLVIPALVFSATLAETGQNQGQAPAGPKPGKLIHVSSAEMNLDVKPQPAAWPADVPWLPARSLSLGESWSPEPDHSQVGDSLTRSLTIKAEGLSSAQLPPLPATSVNGLRRYPDQPQLSNQNSERGLIGSREEREALVPTHSGTFELPAVTVVWWNTHEEHIERSTLPARAVQVSNNPSLAVDTPVGGLPANIAADAASLWIWKLSTLLLTCTTLLGFGLWWRARSQPAVHRTAQAGPSPRTLLDDLKRTCLANDPQATRQALDAWARQQPETLAEMAARFVPLSDALDGLNGALYSETGQYWQGEELWRVVRAIPTAERVQDPVGDSGLPPLYPK